The Lolium rigidum isolate FL_2022 chromosome 1, APGP_CSIRO_Lrig_0.1, whole genome shotgun sequence region gtgaaggtgacaagtgtgcatgctgtgttagtacttggtttagtcgtgttgatctttcttgcactctaaggttatttaaatatgaacattgaattgtggagcttgttaactccggcattgagggttcgtgtaatcctacgcaatgtgttcatcatcaaacaaaagagtgtagagtatgcatttatctattctgttatgtgatcaatgttgagagtgtccactggtgaaagtctaattgtttactgtcctgggcaaagcacttttctggtgccgttgctactacttattcataccacctgtatttcactatctcttcgccgaactagtgcacctcttaggtgtgttggggacacaagagacttcttgctttgtggttgcagggttgcatgagagggatatctttgacctcttcctccctgagttcgataaaccttgggtgatccacttaagggaaacttgctgctgttctacaaacctctgctcttggaggcccaacactgtctacaagaatagaagcacccgtagacatcatgcatcCTCCTGTCCTCAACCCAAACAATCCAAGAAAAAGATATTATTGATATCAATGGTCCAAGTTAAACGAACCAAAACAGACATAATATATCGAACAGCTAGAGATGTCATTAGGTCATGCCCCTATCACAAccacttttttcgataaagggcgctttattactcaaaattcaagcattacactcagcctctgcataactaagatgcacacagtcgTTCAAGTATCAAGtctgaagaaaaataaaagagatCGATCGAAAGAGCCAAACTAGACTATGCCACGTTGGCTTCAATCCACCTAATATGTAGCCGCCCATGTCAGGAAATAAACTCCTTGGCTatgttctccaaccgtgtaggcacctccataaagaggtctcggtcctccaagcgcgaaagtggcgaccatgaacggagcaaagccgtacatcggtaaataacctgcatgagagaagaattcttgtcattgaaaaccttgtcatttctacatagccatagcgtccATACGACTGCAATCGCGCCCATTCTGATAAGCGTTTTATACCTAGTATCTACCCCATTTAGCcagttgccaaaaatatttgcaacgcTACGAGGCGGGTATAAGGTAAAATCCATCTGAATAATTGattatatagatctagcaaacctaCAGTTGAAAAaagatgttttattgtctcatcttgatgacaaaaaacacatttcttacaatCGTGCTAGTTGCGTTTAACAAGGTTGTCTTTGGTTAAAATCACACTGCGATGAAGGTACCATGCAAAAACTTTCGTTTTcagtggtattttcatcttccaaatgtaCTTATTATTGATAACCGATTGACTAGGAATGGTAAGCGCCCTATAGAATGAATTGAACGAGAAAACGGCGTTCTTGGTGAGGCTCCATCGGAATTCATTGGTCCCCTGAAATAATTATATTGAATCTAACCTCTGTAGCAATTCATTTTAACTAGTCAATCGGGACCAATTAGATCACGCATGTACGTCATGAGGGAGGAGAAGTTTCCATAACTTTCTGCAAGGTGTCTCCCTTATGACGAACAATATTGTACAGAGCTGGATATTGTTTCCGAAGAGTAgttgttcccaaccatctatCTTTCCAGAACCTAATCTCCGTCTCATTCCTTATAGAGAACGAACCAAAAGGGAAAagtgcttcttagttgccataatgTCAGCCCAAAAGTGGTAGTCTTCAGGTTTCCAAAATACCTGAGATAACACTTTTAAGCCCACATAATTTTTCCTTAATACTGTAGTTGTTGCCACAACTAGTTATGTAATAACTGGATTCAAATAAAACGAACTAAAACAGACGTACTTTATGTTCAAAATAAATTGAACAGTCGTGCCGCTTATCAGAGGCTGTTGCATGACAAGTGGAGCCTCACAATTGCTACGTGGAGGGTATTTTGCATTTCTTCAGTGGAACGGTCCAGATAAGCAGGGACAGGCAGAAGTGTCGCTCCCAGCGTGCTGCCCGAGGCCAGCCTCTAGCAAAGACAGCGATTTGAGTCCCTCGACTCGCGCTGCAGTGCCCGGACACGAACATCCATGGTGTCCTTTTCCGCCGCGGCACATCACGTGTCCAGCACTCTGGCAGGGCCCAGTGTCGTCGGTGCGAGACAACTGGAGACCCGACGAAACACGGATGATCAATTGCGCCGGAAACGATCTGCAGCCTAGCGCAGCTCGCTGCACAGAGAGCCCCTTGAAGCGCGCGTACAGTGCAAAAACGCCTATTAGTTGGAAGGAATTTAGCAGAAAATTTAGAGTTTATATGGATCATTAGAATCCAAAAATATAGGAACTGACAAAACGTAGAAATTTATCAGGATTACAAGTGGGAACCAGAGAATTATAAAAGAGAGAAGCTGAAAGGAAAGTCATTTGGACGATTCATAGAAAAACGAAGGAAAAGTGGGCTTGAGCTATTGGAGGTATGTCGGATTACGGTCTCTCGTCGATGCGGAGTTTTCGTTCCTTTTCAGTTAGTTTTTCATTGTCTTTTTCGAGATATTGAGGTGATGTCTAAATCATGAAGTCATAATAAGGCCTTCCGCCCTATCCTCGATCCGGCGGGGGGCGCGTAGAGTCATGTGCCCAGCTGATCTGCTAGAATCTGGTCGCTCTTgtttcatgtcagtctctttCCATTTACAGTTGTCATTATAGACGATGATTACTATTCTGATGCGCTGGTTCTTTGGGGCTTAACACGATGACTTCCTGTTTGTCTACCTCAATAAGCTCTACTATGACAAGTTTTACCCGACTCGACGATGGTTACTGTTCTGATGCGCTGGTTCTTTGGGGCTTAACACGATGACTTCCTATCTGTCTACCACAATAAACTCTACTATGATAAGTTTTGCCCGACTCAGTGACAGGGGGACAAGGATGGCGGCGCGTCTTCGGCTCATGCATGTCTTTAGTCGTCGCTATGTGATCTCATACCTACTTATatttttttcattatttttttggttatttgtactactgttgtttgttgattattaatagatcgatgaaattttgcaaaaaaaatctcaCAGGAATTCAAAACATAAGAATATTGCAAGAGATGTTTTCAGAATGCGCACATGAAGCAATCAAGTTTTCCCTATCTCTTAGGAATCAAGAGCCCTTAAGACGGCAGAAAACATGCGGATTGATCCTAGTAACAGAGCATACAGACAGTACGGTTGTGCATAATGCAAGTTATACCCCGCGTTGAAAATAAAGAGAGGAGCAAACGGCACCGCAGCATTACAGATTAGGGGAAGACAGAGAGAAGGTTTATTGACACTCGTCTCTGCATCCATTTGTAcgccattagagcatctccagtcgcgtcccccaaaccgtcccccaaaccgcgccggattgagcgtttgggggacgtgtttcgttcgtgccgcgtttgggggacgtcgctccccagtcgcgtcccccaaacaaaatttcgcaaattttaaacttaactagattcgattagattcgtccaaacttacatagattcgaacgaaatttgactaactttaaaactaaacctaatctagaaccacttgcggcggccggaggcgtcgtagtaccgctcggaagttgtacatctcgtcggtgacgacctcccgcttgacgcgctcgtcgacgggctcgtccacgggctcgtccttcaccaagccgcttggtcccgcctcgccgtcgtcggcgagGTCCACCagccggcttgccggagtcgcggatggacatggcgatcgccgcgtccgggtTGCTCCTCcagggcgtccttgtcgtccatggacgccaagaacgccgcccgcagccccgggcggtcctcgggtcgtcgccgccggcgatgagccggccgcgccgctcgtactccgccgcggcgccgccgccgcgacgcttcctccggctcctccttcacctccggccgggatgaggagggcgccgccgcgcctcccttgccgccgcccgccgccgctaccgccacgcctcgtgttgacgcggcgtcgccggctcctccttgacctcccgtttgggaacggtgtacggcgccgaccggcacgacgaggacggcgtcgatcgcgccggccccgaggaagaagagtgcgaggaggacgagtacgtcgtcctcctcggccgccattgaggagacggcggcgacgacgacggcatctccggccttggagcgccgtcgcggaggccgcggatgacgttctcgagggcgcGCCCGAACGCCCCGCAACGGGCGCGGCCTTCCCCGTTCCAGccgttgggcccgccgatgaggccggtggtgccgtgcatctcgacgtcgtacttggccttgaagtacgtgacccaccgtcgtcgttgtccttggccgcccatgtcggatccgcccgctcctcggcggtgagttgagcccgacggccttgatggcgtcccaccATTGCCGCGtgcgcggctcggcggcggcggaacgccaatgccgttcacggccatcttccgccCGCCGTCGCTTGGCagcccgcatgtccggcgggaccggataccggcgtggtgcgccgcccacgcctccgccacggcgaggccgccgcggccgggccgctcgccgcggcgatcttgcgggaggacgagctcgacattttttgagcggcgagagaGGATCCGGGaagcgaggcggcggcgacgagaaggattatgatgagcggcgataaccggagggcgtcttaaaacgaCGGCGGCAGCCGGTGGTTGCACGCagcaactccggcgcggacggccacgcggccatgcacgacgagacgcgtccctcgcgtcgcccgggaaaacaggacgccattaacgtcgcttgaccaaaggtaggcgacggggttttagccttccgtgccggccgacgcgtcgggcccgcgtcggttggcctcgcgttcgctgtgtccggcgtccccgagcgtccccgtgggacggggacgggctcgggcgccggacaccgtatcgggccgcgccggacaaaaatgggctttgggggacgcggctggaacgctttttttgtccggcgcgccccaaatcgctttgggggacgcgactggagatgctcttagtgctaCTAGGCTATCATGCTTTTCCTATCAGAGCCCCGAAGTGCGAAGAAAACATGGGGATTGATACAGTAACGCAGCATACAATACAAGAGTTGTGCATAGTGCAAGTTATACCCCGCGTTTTTAAAAGAAAGGGGCAAACAACACCTCAGCATTACAGATTGATTAGAGGAAGGCAGAGAAAAGGTTTATTGACACTTGTCCTCTGCATCCATTTGTACACTATTACTACTAGGCTAGTTCCATCCAGAGCTCTTAAGCTCTCCCATGGCGAGGATTATGATGGCGAACTAAGCTTAACAATCTAATCTAGTCGTCCCGGCCGTGCGGCAGCATCTTGAGCGCCTGGAGGAAGGTGTTCTTGAGGCGTCCGAGGTGCGGCCTGACGTTCTGCTTGTCGAGGTATGTGGTCTTGAGCGCGTCCCAGCCCTGCTTGTGGATGGCCATGGGGTCCTTGAGCACCGGGTGGTCGCTGGGGTACTGCTCGCTCAGCGTCGTCTCGTCCAGCTGCACCACGTACTCCAGGTAGTGCACCTCCATCCCCGCCGACGGCTCCGCGAAGGTGTTGCGCGCCAGCCACTCCAGCCGCCCGAACGGcaccacctgcaccaccaccgcccCTGCCGGCAAAAACACCATGTTGGTCAGCCCGGCGCCGTGCACGCCCACCATCACGTCGCACGAGTTCACCAGCCGCGCGAACTTGGAGGTGTCCGAGCTCATCTCCGGGTCCCCGAGCCGGACGTCGAAGCCCAGGCTCCCCGCCATGTCCGCCATGGCGCGCTCGTTCATGAACGCGCGCCCGCGGGACGCGCGCCGGGTGATGATCAGCAGCCGGGGGCGCCGCCGGATGTCCCAGCGGTCGCCGCTGGGCGTCGCCGTCGCGCGCTCCAGCCCGAACGCGCTGCGGAGCATCTTGCGGAAGTCCGCCGTGGAGACGCCGTCGGGCGCCTTGGTCGCGTCCACGCCCAGCTCCTTGTGGAAGGTCGGCCCGACAACGACGCTCGGGTAGCACCGcacctcgtcgtcggcgtcgatgtcCAGCACCTCGTGCCGGCTCATCTGCTGGAAGATCTGGATGTACCGGTTCATCCACCACGACTTGTAGCTGCTCACCAGGAACTGCACCTCCCCGCCGAAGCGGTGCGCCGTGATGAACGCCGGGATGAGCACGTCCGTGTAGTCGTGGAACGGGTTGCCCGTGAACCCGCCCGTCGACAGCACGAACGCCGTGGCCGAGCTGTTGGACGTGCACCTgggcgcggcgccggcgccgtcgccgtcgccggaagGGTGAGGCTTCAAAGACCACTCCTTGACGTGCGACAGCGCGTACGCGTCGTGCTTCCGGCAGTAGGGCCGGGTCTTCCACTCCTGCTCCAGCGTGTCCACGTAGATGGTCTGGCTCCTCCCCAGCAGCCGCACGTCGCCGGCCGCCTCGCAGGTGTCGGAGCGCCGGCTCGTCTCGTAGCACACCGGCTTGCTGGCGTcaacgacgatggcggcggcggcggcgcgctcgggCTTCGGctgaacctcctcctccaccggctTGTCTTCCCCCACCTTGCTTTCCTCCACTGCAAAGACGAAATTCAGCTCAGCTGCTCGGTCAGATCTGACGCCGAATCCACCGACCAAATCCC contains the following coding sequences:
- the LOC124677015 gene encoding alpha-1,3-arabinosyltransferase XAT3-like, translated to MKTRSSARGEPRRLGNMGLLALMLCSLVALSLIRARFSPIGSTAGAEPVIKAEDPKPSAVVSKAAVATDAGDNDVPDEVAAVAVEESKVGEDKPVEEEVQPKPERAAAAAIVVDASKPVCYETSRRSDTCEAAGDVRLLGRSQTIYVDTLEQEWKTRPYCRKHDAYALSHVKEWSLKPHPSGDGDGAGAAPRCTSNSSATAFVLSTGGFTGNPFHDYTDVLIPAFITAHRFGGEVQFLVSSYKSWWMNRYIQIFQQMSRHEVLDIDADDEVRCYPSVVVGPTFHKELGVDATKAPDGVSTADFRKMLRSAFGLERATATPSGDRWDIRRRPRLLIITRRASRGRAFMNERAMADMAGSLGFDVRLGDPEMSSDTSKFARLVNSCDVMVGVHGAGLTNMVFLPAGAVVVQVVPFGRLEWLARNTFAEPSAGMEVHYLEYVVQLDETTLSEQYPSDHPVLKDPMAIHKQGWDALKTTYLDKQNVRPHLGRLKNTFLQALKMLPHGRDD